The sequence TCCGCAGGTATGAGCCCTTACTCAGAAGCTGCCTTTTCGCATCTTACCTTGAATTAAATTGCTTCTGGGCACCAGATGAGAAGGATGCAGCTCAAACAAAGCCTCGGGTGTCCCCCTCTCCACCCAGGCTGGCATTGGCTGGGGCTGGAGgcggagggtggggagtgggcggTAGGCGAGCAGCTGCTAAGGGGCTGCCTGTCTGGGCACTTCCGGAGGAGGGAGATTGGCAGTGGGCGTTGAAGGGTGAGTAGGAGTTTgctcagaagagaaggaaggaaggcatgGTGATACAAGCTGAGAATGCTGGGGAGGTGCTACAGATCCCCTCGCAGCCTACGAAGTCCATCATATCAGTCGTCAGGCAGCCTTCTGGGCTTCTGCGGCCCACTGGGCAAGGATTTTCACCTTTGTTTGGCCAAGAAGAAAACCAGGGTTCAGAGGGAAGTGACAACTGGATGCTGCACCTTTGTACCCCAAGTTGGAATGTGTCCTCCCCAGCTCCTATATCTGGACACTCAGACCTGaaagcccctcctccctcagcccAGGGGTCCAGGtcccgcccctcctccctcagcccAGGGGTCCAGGtcccgcccctcctccctcagcccaggggtccagcccccagccctcctccctcagcctGGCCTGCCCCTCAAGGCAGAGCGCTGCCGGCGCGTGGGACCTGCGCTTCAGTCACATTTATTTAGTCTCAGAGGCAGAGTCAAGTCCAGGGCCCTTGGGTGGAGATCCTGAGTCTTCTCACTGCTGAGCCTGAGGGAAGCAGAGAGACAGGGCGGTTCCAGCCGCACAGGAGAGACAGAGGGACAGACAGCGAGGTGCgacgcgccccccgcccccactcgCCTTGTTGAAGAAGTAGATGGAGGCTAGGATGGTGAGCACTGCCAGGGCCATGGTGACGttctgggggaggggcagaggtcAGGGCTCCTGTCCCCTGCCCCCGCCCGGCCACCCCCCCCACGCCGGACCCCTCCTCACTTCCTGAAAGTTCATGGCCATTGAGCCTGAGTCGTCCAGGGCTTGACCCGTCTCTCTCTCCTGGGCCTCTGAGTCACAGAGGGAGAAGCCCGGAACCAGGGAGGGTGTCGTCGGGGAGACCAGAATGGTGGCCGTGACGACGCGGGCCCTGTGTGACCAGTGGGAGGGCATTCTGGGAAGAGGGGTGCCGCGGGCGGGGCTGGCGCTGGGCGCTGGGGCGCAGGCCGTCCAGCGCAGCTCTGGATTTGGGACGGGAGAGTCCGGACTTCCAGCACCTCACTGAGCTGTCTTCTTGCCCCGAGGGCACTGGGGAGCCCCGGGGGGACGGCGAGCAGGGGCGGGGACAAGGTCAGCGGGGCGGGCGGAGGCCGTTGGAGCGGTGATTGCGGCAGCAGCACAGCAGCTGCCCCGCCTCGGGACGTGTCCTTGACCTGGGCCTTCGAGTCCCCCCGGCATCGCATCGTAAGCGCCAGCCTCCCTTTCTGTCACTCACGCCTTGAGAGCTCACTTCGCAGGTCACGAGAaatacaaagaagagagaaacaaGTGACGATTCATTCAGGAGAGCAGCAACCAGAAAATTTCGGAAGGTGAGAAATTCGGCGGGATAACTAGCGGGGTCTCTCCTGCAAGTCGGTGCCGTTAAATATGATaatgatgaaaaattttaaaagcaggtgGATTTGCTATATTAAAATAATCTGTAAGAGGTGGAGATTCAAGGGGTGGTCCTGGGCTGGACTCTGAACCCGGTTTGGACAAACCGGCTGTGCAGGACATTAGGGGCGGATGGGAGGCACCGGACGGACAGCAGGCATCCAACAAGACGGGTTGACACGGAGAGAAGGAGCCGGTTAACCGAAAAACGCAGTGGACACAATTGCACATCGGGTATGATTTCATTTTGGTAAAATAATTCCCTATGTTACAAAATATGCGTAAAAAATCAAAGACTATTGCACATCgggaaagagcaggggaagaacgACGCATCCCTAGCTGTCCAGAGGCCGGGGAGGGGCCGTGTCACCTGAGCCCTGAGAGAAAGGGGGCTGCGTCGTGGACGGGCGGCACCTCCCACTTTTGGCCTCCAGGAGGGAAGAGAGCCGGCCCGCGCCGCTGGAAGCCCGTGTCCTGGGGCGGCTGGCCACGCGGCCACAGGAAGGGATGCATCGCTGTCCTCCGAAGTGCTCCCCGCAGGCGGCTCTGGGGGTGACCAGAGGGTTTTTGCACTTTCGTGTCTCTGCCGAGGTGTTTTTCCCCAGCCTTGGGTCATTTCACGCACTGCTTTTAAGACAGAAAACACTGTTTCGAATCTCTCTGGGAGGAGGGCCAGGGAGGAGCGGGAGGGGCCAGGGGGCTGAGGCTGGGTGGGGAGCCCCGGGAGCCCTGGGGGGACGTCGAGATCGCAGAACAGCACCACCGCACCCCCTACTTCCACGCCACGAGAAacaaggatctgggtgagtgTTTTCAACTCCGTCATAGAGTTCTGTGGAGTTGCACGGTGTCGTGATGGGGGCTGTCTCCTCCTAGTGCCCTGGACACTGTCACCAAAGAAACGGGTGAGCTAAAGGCTTcagatttgaaacttaaacaccatgaatgatgggaaagtttctaGGTGTGCTCTGacagaaaatcttgtctcctgtagccacaggctcgaaatctctgagaaccaaactcagactgtCATTGtatgatggcaatctccctgacgatgtaattataaccagctatccatgacttaccactgcagtgaagtcaatggtgacCAAAGTCCATCAATGCCCTGGCATTAcccttagcccagtgcttgctcgGCCAACAgctggcacaattacctggcggA is a genomic window of Dasypus novemcinctus isolate mDasNov1 chromosome 18, mDasNov1.1.hap2, whole genome shotgun sequence containing:
- the SMIM47 gene encoding small integral membrane protein 47 yields the protein MPSHWSHRARVVTATILVSPTTPSLVPGFSLCDSEAQERETGQALDDSGSMAMNFQENVTMALAVLTILASIYFFNKAQQ